One segment of Burkholderiaceae bacterium DAT-1 DNA contains the following:
- a CDS encoding sugar ABC transporter permease has product MAVQQFRAGPPERIARQHQRYGMLMVLPLVLGLSIFFVLPLLQSVFYSFTDLGAFGAWQHLTLDNYVRLWSDEKLRAALWNTCVYAVVCVPLILAISLGLALALNANVKGIGVYRTLLFVPAVTMSTAVALVWRWIFDFDFGLLNQLLEQFQVDPQAWLADPQVVRISIMAVLVWSSIAVKMVILLAGLQAVPGEMLEAAWMDGAGKWARFRYVILPQMVPTLFFVSVMTLIEVLQIFDLIYMLVGRNPLVEDHAQSIVYLFYKYAFEEQEKGYASAVAMVLFAITMLLTVAQLKLNRYLTRWQGQ; this is encoded by the coding sequence ATGGCGGTTCAACAATTCAGGGCCGGACCACCCGAGCGCATTGCGCGGCAACACCAGCGTTACGGCATGCTGATGGTCTTGCCTCTGGTGCTGGGACTGAGCATCTTTTTTGTGCTGCCATTGCTTCAGAGTGTGTTCTATAGCTTCACCGATCTGGGTGCATTTGGTGCGTGGCAGCACCTGACGCTGGATAACTATGTACGCTTGTGGTCCGATGAAAAGCTGCGTGCGGCGCTGTGGAATACCTGCGTCTATGCAGTGGTCTGTGTGCCCTTGATTCTGGCCATTTCGCTAGGCTTAGCCCTTGCGTTGAATGCCAATGTGAAGGGCATCGGGGTGTACCGGACCCTCCTATTCGTACCGGCCGTGACCATGTCGACTGCGGTTGCACTGGTGTGGCGCTGGATATTTGACTTCGATTTCGGCCTGTTGAATCAGCTTCTGGAGCAATTTCAGGTCGATCCACAGGCATGGCTCGCAGACCCTCAGGTTGTCCGAATCAGCATCATGGCAGTGCTGGTATGGAGCTCAATCGCGGTAAAGATGGTGATTTTGCTTGCCGGATTGCAAGCCGTACCCGGTGAAATGCTGGAGGCAGCCTGGATGGATGGTGCGGGTAAATGGGCACGTTTTCGCTACGTGATTCTGCCCCAGATGGTGCCTACCTTATTTTTCGTATCGGTCATGACCCTGATCGAGGTTTTACAGATTTTCGATCTGATCTATATGCTGGTGGGACGCAATCCGCTGGTCGAGGATCATGCGCAATCTATTGTCTATCTGTTTTACAAGTATGCCTTTGAAGAGCAGGAAAAAGGCTATGCCTCGGCAGTGGCAATGGTGCTGTTTGCCATCACCATGCTGCTGACAGTTGCACAGCTTAAATTGAACCGTTACCTGACTCGCTGGCAAGGACAATAA
- a CDS encoding response regulator transcription factor, which produces MSIRIVIAEDQALVRGALVALLKLEGDIDVVGEAGDGKAALKLAESLEPDIVLTDVEMPVMTGLELAGEIKRRNVKTKVVIVTTFGRAGFLRRAMDAGVYGYLLKDAPSEQLAAALRKVMAGQRAIAPELALAGWEADDPLTDRERQVLRLAGEGKSAADIAGSIHLSEGTVRNYLSEAINKLGAANRVDAARMAREKGWL; this is translated from the coding sequence ATGAGTATCCGTATTGTCATCGCCGAAGATCAGGCGTTGGTCAGGGGGGCATTGGTTGCCCTGCTCAAACTCGAAGGCGATATTGACGTCGTCGGGGAGGCGGGAGATGGCAAGGCTGCACTCAAGCTGGCTGAATCGCTCGAACCCGACATCGTGCTCACCGATGTCGAAATGCCAGTCATGACCGGCCTTGAACTGGCAGGCGAGATTAAGCGCCGCAATGTCAAAACCAAAGTGGTCATTGTCACAACCTTTGGCCGTGCCGGGTTTCTGCGCCGTGCGATGGATGCGGGCGTCTATGGTTATCTGCTAAAGGATGCGCCCAGCGAACAACTCGCGGCTGCGTTAAGAAAGGTGATGGCTGGTCAACGTGCTATTGCGCCCGAACTGGCACTGGCTGGCTGGGAGGCCGACGATCCACTGACTGATCGCGAGCGTCAGGTATTGCGACTGGCGGGCGAAGGCAAAAGTGCGGCCGATATTGCGGGCAGCATTCATCTCTCGGAAGGCACCGTTCGCAACTATTTATCGGAAGCGATCAACAAACTGGGCGCCGCCAACCGGGTCGATGCGGCACGCATGGCTCGAGAAAAAGGCTGGCTGTAA
- a CDS encoding sensor histidine kinase — protein sequence MQDVRQKMVPTGRMQCWISLFFLLFVGMPFISDNFMSPLNQWSGLVSILACIAYVPMHFASYRIRDSRTLYLITLATFLIGALALPFNWACYTFFIYACFIGGDFFSRKERIAQFLLVNIGSWGVYSLLNVWLGYPIIQGFVTFTAGLGIWSEFERKQKLIKVAELEIAQERMAKSADRDRIARDMHDLLGHTLSMIALKAELASKLAEREPARAATESAEVAAIAREALTQVRQAILGLKSVSLIEAVRQSEATLTAAGITHHFTVQPIASLDAASEHALAQTLTESITNIIRHSGASEVWISVTQDSHDVVLQVRDNGKAVAGSIKEGNGLSGMRQRLASVDGELKIVVEHGMQLRASLRSKLAT from the coding sequence ATGCAAGACGTCCGTCAGAAAATGGTTCCCACCGGCAGAATGCAGTGCTGGATTTCACTGTTCTTTCTATTGTTTGTGGGCATGCCTTTTATCAGCGACAACTTTATGTCGCCGCTCAACCAGTGGTCCGGACTGGTCTCCATTCTTGCTTGCATCGCCTATGTGCCGATGCACTTTGCTTCCTACCGGATTCGCGATTCGCGTACGCTTTACCTGATCACCCTGGCCACTTTCCTGATCGGCGCCCTCGCGCTACCGTTCAATTGGGCGTGCTACACCTTCTTCATTTACGCCTGCTTTATCGGTGGCGATTTTTTCAGCCGCAAAGAACGAATCGCGCAATTTCTTCTGGTGAATATCGGCAGCTGGGGTGTGTACTCGCTGCTCAATGTATGGCTTGGCTATCCGATCATTCAAGGATTCGTGACCTTTACCGCAGGCCTGGGGATTTGGTCGGAATTCGAGCGTAAACAGAAGCTGATCAAGGTTGCAGAACTGGAAATCGCGCAGGAACGCATGGCCAAATCTGCCGATCGCGATCGTATCGCCCGCGATATGCACGATCTATTGGGTCATACCCTGTCGATGATTGCACTGAAGGCCGAACTGGCCAGCAAACTGGCTGAGCGCGAACCCGCCCGCGCTGCAACAGAGAGCGCAGAAGTGGCTGCGATTGCCCGTGAAGCACTGACACAGGTTCGTCAGGCCATTCTGGGATTGAAATCAGTCAGTCTGATTGAAGCGGTACGCCAGAGTGAAGCAACCCTGACAGCAGCAGGCATTACCCACCATTTCACGGTTCAACCCATTGCATCTCTCGATGCCGCATCCGAGCATGCACTGGCGCAAACATTGACAGAATCCATCACCAACATCATTCGCCATAGCGGCGCAAGCGAGGTGTGGATCAGCGTGACGCAGGATTCACACGATGTGGTCCTTCAGGTGCGCGACAATGGCAAAGCGGTCGCAGGTAGCATCAAGGAGGGCAATGGTCTGAGCGGCATGCGCCAGCGGCTTGCCTCCGTGGATGGCGAATTGAAAATCGTGGTCGAACACGGGATGCAACTCCGTGCGTCTCTGCGCAGCAAATTAGCGACGTAA
- the ugpC gene encoding sn-glycerol-3-phosphate ABC transporter ATP-binding protein UgpC codes for MATIRLSGVSKTFDQHTVVHGLDLDIREGEFIVLLGPSGCAKSTTLRMLAGLESISTGELLMDDVRVNDLSPKERGVAMVFQNYALYPHMTVRDNIGFSLKMSGVAKAQIRTSVDEVARVLELDQLLDRYPAALSGGQRQRVAIGRAMVRKPKVFLFDEPLSNLDAKLRHTMRTEIRELHQRVKATMVYVTHDQVEAMTLADRIVIMNKGRIEQVGTPEEIYRHPRNRFVATFIGAPTMNVLPFSILAGTRFGQSLLAGYRTIPADAGIGIRPNHLHQCDAAEANLQATVTLSEYLGNERIVHAHIADHLMVIQVPEHVHVQTGQVLHLRADAALCHVFDAQSGERIACAAATSPLDQHVIA; via the coding sequence ATGGCGACGATTCGTCTTTCTGGTGTAAGCAAAACGTTCGATCAGCATACGGTTGTTCACGGACTGGATCTGGATATCCGCGAGGGGGAGTTCATTGTCCTTCTTGGACCGTCCGGATGCGCCAAATCCACCACCTTGCGCATGCTGGCCGGGCTCGAATCTATCAGTACGGGTGAGCTGCTGATGGACGATGTGCGGGTCAACGACCTGTCCCCGAAGGAACGCGGCGTGGCCATGGTGTTCCAGAATTATGCGCTCTATCCGCATATGACGGTTCGGGACAATATCGGTTTCAGCTTGAAGATGTCTGGCGTGGCAAAAGCGCAAATCCGCACTTCCGTAGATGAAGTTGCGCGCGTACTGGAACTTGATCAGCTACTGGATCGCTATCCGGCGGCATTGTCTGGCGGGCAGCGGCAGCGCGTAGCCATTGGGCGTGCCATGGTGCGTAAGCCCAAGGTATTTCTGTTCGATGAGCCGCTCTCCAATCTCGACGCCAAACTCCGCCACACCATGCGTACTGAAATCCGTGAGTTGCATCAGCGTGTGAAAGCAACAATGGTGTATGTAACGCATGATCAGGTTGAGGCCATGACGCTGGCCGACCGCATCGTGATCATGAACAAGGGGCGCATAGAACAAGTCGGTACGCCGGAAGAGATCTATCGGCATCCACGCAATCGGTTTGTTGCGACATTTATCGGTGCCCCCACGATGAATGTCCTGCCATTCTCGATTCTTGCGGGTACCCGCTTTGGACAATCATTGCTAGCGGGGTATCGCACGATACCGGCTGATGCGGGGATTGGCATCCGCCCCAATCATTTACACCAGTGCGATGCGGCAGAGGCCAATCTGCAGGCTACGGTCACCCTGAGTGAGTATCTGGGCAATGAACGCATCGTGCATGCGCACATTGCCGATCATCTGATGGTTATTCAGGTGCCTGAGCATGTTCATGTCCAGACCGGACAAGTCTTGCACCTCCGTGCAGATGCCGCGCTTTGCCATGTCTTTGATGCGCAAAGTGGTGAACGAATCGCATGCGCGGCAGCAACTTCTCCGCTTGATCAGCACGTGATCGCCTAA
- a CDS encoding sugar ABC transporter substrate-binding protein, translating to MKQPARLKTFLAGLLAVAGMAAQAGDLRYAIWDKNQLPAIRTIIQQFEKANPGIHVNVELIPDSASNSQYWLKMEAAVTGGVAPDVMWMNMVNVQNYARNKAIIPLDDYIAKSGLKLEDFVPASVKSFNYQGRQYGLPRDIDSVAVWYNKKLFTEAGVAVPGNNWKWDDMTAAAQKLQQKHGRKVYPIFMDLLGNGQETYYNIIPSNGGNILSADRTRSGMAEPQSVDALRKLQALMGKGLIANVLQIGGVQGADLFQSGRVGMLYAGSWQAKPLTDNPALKDQIGVVQMPALAKSVSVAHSLANVITQSSKNKDEAWKFVSFMAGDWAQRQLASTRTVIPARLSAQADWVKAFPMDVSAYVNALGQSYPYPVSLYTAKWNKKLYEGLNKVWMGQDPAKVMPVVVSDVNQILASEK from the coding sequence ATGAAACAACCCGCACGACTCAAAACATTTCTGGCCGGCTTATTGGCAGTGGCTGGCATGGCTGCACAGGCTGGCGATTTGCGCTATGCCATCTGGGATAAAAATCAGCTGCCCGCAATTCGTACCATTATTCAGCAATTCGAAAAAGCGAATCCCGGCATACATGTCAATGTCGAGCTGATTCCGGATAGCGCTTCAAATAGCCAGTACTGGCTAAAAATGGAGGCAGCCGTCACTGGCGGCGTAGCCCCTGATGTGATGTGGATGAATATGGTGAATGTGCAAAATTATGCACGTAATAAAGCCATTATTCCGCTGGATGACTATATCGCTAAATCCGGCCTTAAGCTGGAGGACTTTGTTCCAGCGTCAGTTAAATCATTTAATTATCAGGGGCGGCAGTACGGGCTTCCGCGCGACATTGACTCAGTTGCAGTGTGGTACAACAAAAAGTTGTTTACCGAGGCGGGTGTGGCTGTTCCCGGCAATAACTGGAAATGGGACGATATGACTGCTGCGGCGCAAAAGCTGCAGCAAAAGCATGGTCGTAAAGTGTACCCCATCTTTATGGATCTGCTGGGCAATGGGCAGGAAACCTATTACAACATCATTCCATCCAATGGCGGCAATATCCTGAGTGCGGATCGCACCAGGTCGGGAATGGCTGAACCACAGTCGGTAGACGCATTACGCAAGCTGCAAGCCCTCATGGGAAAGGGGCTCATTGCCAATGTGCTGCAGATTGGCGGTGTGCAAGGTGCAGATCTGTTTCAGTCGGGACGGGTGGGAATGCTGTATGCCGGTTCGTGGCAAGCGAAGCCGCTTACAGACAATCCCGCACTGAAAGATCAGATTGGCGTCGTGCAGATGCCTGCGCTGGCCAAATCGGTCTCCGTAGCGCACTCATTGGCGAATGTCATTACCCAAAGCAGCAAAAACAAAGACGAAGCGTGGAAATTTGTATCGTTTATGGCCGGCGATTGGGCGCAGCGACAGCTGGCGTCTACACGCACCGTCATACCGGCCAGATTGTCTGCACAGGCTGACTGGGTGAAAGCATTCCCGATGGATGTCAGTGCTTATGTGAATGCGCTCGGTCAGTCCTACCCCTATCCAGTGTCGCTTTACACCGCAAAGTGGAACAAAAAGCTGTACGAAGGGCTGAATAAGGTCTGGATGGGGCAGGATCCCGCAAAGGTGATGCCCGTAGTGGTTAGTGATGTAAATCAGATTCTGGCATCGGAAAAGTAG
- a CDS encoding ROK family protein yields MHVGGIDIGGTKIELAVYNDANECLFVRRVATPGEDYEAFLSCVISLVNEAELQLGTLSGLGVGIPGLRDPDTGACFSSNIPAINGRCVAADLESRLKRTVVVGNDCQLFALSEANGGSGSQSRTVFGAILGTGAGAGICVDGVLIPSRQGISGEWGHMPISAPLQIKYQLPIFECGCGLSGCLERYISGTGIAALYRHQFGTDKSTPDIVADMRAGDVAARQFFAMITDILGYGLANIVLVLDPGVIVLGGGLSLIEEMYSALPSAIQQHIFKAAQVPPVRGPYFGDAGATRGAALLFRQYLER; encoded by the coding sequence ATGCATGTGGGCGGGATCGATATCGGCGGCACAAAAATCGAACTGGCGGTCTACAACGATGCCAACGAATGCTTATTTGTTCGTCGGGTGGCAACACCCGGTGAGGACTACGAGGCATTCCTCTCCTGTGTGATATCGTTGGTGAACGAAGCCGAGCTGCAACTGGGGACGCTGTCCGGCCTGGGTGTCGGTATACCTGGATTGCGCGATCCGGATACCGGCGCCTGCTTCAGTTCCAATATTCCAGCGATCAATGGTCGTTGTGTTGCCGCTGATCTCGAATCCCGCCTCAAGCGCACTGTGGTCGTAGGTAACGACTGTCAGTTGTTCGCATTATCCGAAGCCAATGGCGGAAGCGGCTCGCAGTCTCGCACTGTATTCGGCGCCATTCTGGGAACCGGTGCTGGCGCGGGCATCTGCGTCGACGGTGTGCTGATTCCCTCCCGCCAGGGTATATCAGGCGAATGGGGGCATATGCCTATTTCTGCGCCATTGCAGATAAAGTATCAGCTACCCATATTTGAGTGCGGATGTGGCTTATCTGGGTGCCTGGAACGCTATATCAGCGGAACAGGTATTGCTGCGTTATATCGGCACCAATTTGGCACCGATAAATCAACCCCGGATATTGTTGCGGACATGCGGGCTGGCGACGTGGCGGCCAGACAATTCTTTGCGATGATTACGGATATTCTGGGGTACGGGCTGGCCAATATTGTGCTGGTGCTCGATCCCGGTGTCATTGTTCTGGGTGGTGGGCTTTCCCTCATAGAGGAAATGTATTCTGCGCTACCCAGCGCAATTCAGCAGCATATTTTTAAAGCCGCACAGGTGCCACCGGTTCGCGGCCCATATTTTGGCGATGCCGGCGCGACACGCGGCGCAGCCTTACTGTTCAGGCAGTATCTGGAAAGATAA
- a CDS encoding carbohydrate ABC transporter permease, whose translation MSTLKKSSPVAHLVLALSALLTVGPFLWMMLTSFKTQTESIQTPPTVLPAVWHAENYALVFQEMPFLGFYFNTLCATLIVVAGQVAISAMAAYAFARLKFPGRDLLFVVCLSILMVPVQLLVIPQFMIINRMGLLNSMTGLVLPNLFSIYGAFMLRQFFQGLPKELEEAAIVDGLNPLQTFWYIMLPLVKSGLIAFGIIVVLWSWNSLLWPLIVNTEEARMTLPVGLASLGSRAGTSYPVLMAGAVMAIAPLLLLFVLFQRHFIAGLASAGIKG comes from the coding sequence ATGAGTACGCTGAAGAAATCCTCTCCTGTTGCCCATCTTGTTCTGGCACTGTCTGCATTATTAACGGTTGGGCCATTTCTATGGATGATGCTTACATCGTTCAAGACGCAAACTGAGTCGATTCAAACTCCACCGACTGTATTGCCGGCTGTCTGGCATGCGGAAAACTATGCCTTAGTCTTTCAGGAAATGCCTTTTCTTGGCTTTTACTTCAATACGCTTTGCGCCACGCTCATTGTGGTAGCAGGGCAGGTGGCTATTTCTGCCATGGCTGCCTATGCCTTTGCAAGGCTGAAGTTCCCAGGGCGCGATCTGCTGTTTGTGGTATGCCTGTCGATTCTGATGGTGCCCGTTCAGCTGCTGGTCATACCGCAATTCATGATTATCAATCGCATGGGATTACTGAATTCCATGACAGGTCTGGTGCTGCCCAATCTGTTCAGTATTTATGGCGCATTCATGCTGCGGCAGTTCTTTCAGGGCCTCCCCAAAGAGCTGGAAGAGGCGGCCATTGTCGATGGCCTGAATCCGCTGCAAACCTTCTGGTACATCATGTTGCCCTTGGTGAAGTCAGGGCTGATTGCATTCGGGATTATTGTGGTGCTATGGAGCTGGAATAGTCTCTTGTGGCCACTCATCGTGAATACGGAAGAAGCGCGCATGACGCTGCCGGTGGGGCTGGCATCGCTGGGTAGCCGTGCGGGTACCAGCTATCCTGTATTGATGGCGGGGGCGGTCATGGCGATTGCGCCTCTGCTGTTATTGTTTGTGCTGTTCCAGCGTCATTTTATTGCCGGGCTCGCCAGCGCCGGTATCAAAGGGTAG
- a CDS encoding DeoR family transcriptional regulator produces the protein MKKTSQRREIILNHLIEHGSVEVSDLVARFNVSAVTIRNDLAALEEKGLITRAYGGAYFNRAAMVEQSVAQRDAINHPVKARIGAEAARLVGENETIIIDAGSTTLQLAKHLKNKSGVTVMTNGLNVAAELADAEGVEVMITGGNLRKKSMSFQGPQAEASFDHYRFNKLFLGVDGLDINYGITTHNADEAMLNRRMAEVSGEIIAITDSSKVGKICLHKIVGLDRISMLITDDGLDPQLLKAMNDMGLKVVMVPKD, from the coding sequence ATGAAAAAAACAAGTCAACGCAGGGAAATTATCCTGAATCATCTCATTGAACATGGGAGCGTCGAGGTCAGTGATCTGGTCGCCAGGTTCAATGTGTCCGCTGTGACAATCCGCAATGATCTGGCTGCTTTGGAGGAAAAGGGCCTGATCACTCGCGCATATGGCGGCGCTTATTTCAACCGTGCAGCAATGGTTGAACAAAGTGTAGCCCAGCGCGATGCCATCAATCATCCAGTGAAGGCACGGATTGGTGCCGAAGCTGCACGATTAGTTGGCGAAAACGAAACCATCATCATTGATGCCGGATCGACCACTCTCCAGCTGGCCAAGCACCTCAAGAATAAATCCGGCGTTACCGTGATGACGAATGGTCTGAACGTAGCAGCCGAGCTTGCAGATGCCGAAGGGGTCGAGGTAATGATCACCGGTGGCAATCTGCGCAAAAAATCGATGTCCTTTCAAGGCCCTCAGGCTGAAGCCAGCTTTGACCACTATCGGTTTAACAAACTGTTTCTGGGTGTCGATGGCCTTGATATCAACTATGGCATCACGACCCATAACGCGGATGAGGCCATGCTCAACCGGCGGATGGCAGAGGTATCAGGTGAAATCATTGCGATTACCGACTCAAGCAAAGTGGGTAAAATCTGCCTGCACAAAATTGTCGGACTCGACCGCATCAGCATGCTGATTACCGACGATGGTCTTGACCCGCAACTGCTGAAGGCCATGAATGATATGGGCCTGAAAGTGGTCATGGTACCGAAGGATTAA
- a CDS encoding Gfo/Idh/MocA family oxidoreductase gives MHRVGFIGAGGLRGKLADLVASVGRGIVLTAAADPNPAALQAFRNKHGEHIRLCGDYRELLAGDDVDSVFIISPDHFHEEHACAALEAGKAVYLEKPLAISVAGCDRILDTAYRTGTKLFVGHNLRYFPVLQTMKSLIDAGVIGEVKAIWCRHFVSYGGDAYFKDWHSEICHTGGLLLQKGAHDIDMIHWLAGAPTRRVCAMGTLAVYGDTPRRATADPVPPVRFDTNAWPPGSNGGMSPHIDVEDHNMVLMQLGNGVQASYLQCHFTPDAVRNYTVIGTRGRLENIGDSGECAIHLFNTRTDRFGEPDRVIPVASVDGSHAGADPAIIRAFFDFVLDGIAPSVTPVDARQAVVTGVCATECLKAGGGAANVPELDPVLLNYFHRHQETR, from the coding sequence ATGCATCGAGTCGGGTTTATTGGTGCAGGTGGCCTACGCGGCAAACTTGCTGATCTTGTTGCGTCTGTGGGGCGAGGAATTGTACTGACTGCCGCAGCGGATCCGAATCCTGCGGCGCTACAAGCATTTCGCAACAAGCACGGTGAGCACATTCGCCTCTGTGGTGATTACCGCGAATTGTTGGCTGGCGATGATGTCGACAGTGTCTTTATCATCAGCCCGGATCATTTTCACGAAGAACATGCATGTGCGGCGTTGGAGGCCGGAAAAGCGGTCTACCTCGAAAAGCCGCTGGCGATCAGCGTAGCGGGATGCGATCGCATCCTGGATACGGCCTATCGCACGGGCACCAAATTATTTGTCGGGCATAACCTTCGTTATTTCCCCGTATTGCAGACGATGAAATCGCTGATCGATGCCGGGGTGATTGGCGAGGTAAAGGCCATCTGGTGTCGCCATTTCGTTTCGTATGGCGGGGATGCCTACTTCAAGGATTGGCACTCCGAAATCTGCCATACCGGAGGCCTGCTACTGCAAAAGGGCGCACACGATATCGATATGATTCACTGGCTGGCCGGTGCGCCTACCCGTCGAGTGTGTGCCATGGGCACGCTGGCTGTGTATGGCGATACCCCGCGCCGGGCGACAGCGGATCCCGTGCCACCCGTGCGTTTCGACACCAACGCCTGGCCGCCCGGTAGCAACGGCGGCATGAGTCCGCATATTGATGTCGAAGATCACAATATGGTGTTGATGCAGCTGGGAAATGGTGTGCAGGCCAGTTATCTGCAATGTCATTTCACGCCGGATGCAGTCCGAAACTACACGGTGATCGGCACGCGAGGCCGTCTGGAAAATATCGGCGATTCCGGTGAGTGTGCGATTCACCTTTTTAATACCAGAACAGATAGGTTTGGCGAGCCTGATCGGGTGATTCCGGTGGCGAGTGTCGATGGCAGTCATGCCGGAGCCGATCCCGCCATCATCCGCGCATTTTTTGATTTTGTTCTAGATGGGATTGCACCTTCCGTGACCCCTGTTGATGCCCGCCAGGCAGTTGTCACTGGCGTATGCGCAACAGAATGCCTAAAGGCAGGCGGCGGCGCAGCGAATGTGCCCGAACTCGACCCCGTGTTATTGAATTACTTCCATCGTCATCAGGAGACCCGATGA
- a CDS encoding D-tagatose-bisphosphate aldolase, class II, non-catalytic subunit — MNRLHHALTQRDTHQVRGVYSVCSANEYVLRAAMSHAGRLGIDLLIEATSNQVDQYGGYTGMTPAVFRQWVETLAAEESFPLGQLHLGGDHLGPNAWQALPAAEAMARADVLIDAYVRAGFSKIHLDCSMRCADDQAVLSEALIAERAARLCAVAESAAVDIGLSDEMAYVIGTEVPVPGGETSLGGGVAVTRPEAAASTIEAHRQAFIAAGLASAWSRIMALVVQPGVDFDHTSVQQYTPANAVALTRMIDAYPSMVFEAHSTDYQPEAALTALVRDRFAILKVGPGVTHALREGWFALAAIEREVVSAECYSALPDVLDSVMIAQPKYWQKYYQGDAQLQLWLRRFSFSDRSRYYWGDAKVMEALNRMIQNLRQTAIPLCVLSQYMPEQYQAVLLGELDSDPVALARHKVERVLNQYARACGVATT; from the coding sequence ATGAATCGCCTGCATCATGCGCTGACCCAGCGTGACACGCATCAAGTACGAGGTGTCTACAGTGTGTGTTCGGCCAATGAATATGTACTGCGTGCAGCCATGTCGCATGCCGGGCGATTGGGGATCGATCTGCTGATCGAGGCAACCAGTAATCAGGTCGATCAATATGGCGGATACACAGGGATGACCCCGGCTGTGTTTCGCCAGTGGGTCGAGACACTGGCAGCAGAGGAGTCCTTTCCGCTCGGTCAATTGCATCTGGGAGGCGACCATCTCGGCCCGAATGCTTGGCAGGCCTTGCCAGCGGCTGAAGCCATGGCGCGTGCCGATGTGCTGATTGATGCCTACGTTCGTGCGGGATTTAGCAAAATCCATCTGGATTGCAGCATGCGCTGTGCAGATGATCAGGCAGTATTGTCCGAAGCGTTGATCGCAGAACGGGCGGCGCGATTGTGCGCAGTGGCAGAAAGTGCAGCGGTGGATATCGGGCTAAGCGATGAAATGGCATATGTCATTGGTACGGAAGTGCCGGTGCCGGGCGGTGAAACATCGCTTGGCGGGGGCGTGGCAGTGACGCGTCCCGAAGCTGCAGCTTCGACGATTGAAGCGCATCGTCAGGCCTTTATCGCGGCAGGTCTGGCATCCGCGTGGTCACGCATTATGGCGCTGGTGGTTCAACCGGGCGTGGATTTTGACCATACCAGTGTTCAGCAGTACACGCCCGCAAACGCTGTGGCACTGACCCGCATGATTGACGCCTATCCGAGCATGGTTTTCGAGGCACATTCAACGGACTATCAGCCTGAGGCTGCATTGACTGCGCTGGTTCGTGACCGCTTCGCCATTCTAAAAGTGGGCCCCGGCGTGACCCATGCATTGCGTGAGGGGTGGTTTGCGCTGGCAGCGATCGAAAGGGAAGTGGTATCAGCTGAATGTTATTCTGCTTTACCTGATGTACTTGATTCTGTGATGATTGCGCAACCAAAATACTGGCAAAAGTATTATCAAGGCGACGCACAACTACAACTTTGGCTCCGACGCTTTAGCTTTAGTGACCGTTCGCGGTATTATTGGGGGGATGCCAAGGTCATGGAAGCGTTGAATCGAATGATTCAGAACCTTCGTCAAACGGCGATTCCATTGTGTGTCTTGAGTCAGTACATGCCAGAGCAGTATCAGGCAGTTCTGTTGGGGGAACTGGATTCTGATCCTGTTGCTCTGGCCCGCCATAAAGTAGAGCGTGTGCTGAACCAATATGCGCGTGCATGTGGAGTTGCGACAACCTGA